Proteins co-encoded in one Opisthocomus hoazin isolate bOpiHoa1 chromosome 9, bOpiHoa1.hap1, whole genome shotgun sequence genomic window:
- the ASB18 gene encoding ankyrin repeat and SOCS box protein 18, producing MNYKSLSILPGPTHTGNTGMGELPGPVTEKVQISPKLDLEHPLTAHTPATKYYTALIMGDLRSLEVLTDRYYQDVNLVFEISKNELEWQAKSQATYGLSGLWSLEYKRELTTPLCLASRLGHTACLRHLLRRRADPDLAPGSRGPLHEACLGGHTDCVELLLEHRADPNLRSDEGLAPLHLCTTQDSLGCAKLLLRHGATVNLPSEDEGETALHVAARHCLCDHARLYLRHGAHVDARSAREETALGVLSGQAPGAGDGSLQLCRLLAAHGADIDARDEAQRSPLHKACGAANAGLACFLLRRGADVNAIDYNGVSPLGCALQSAAFKRELRPHLSVQLLLNHGSQKIWPPAFVKVLKSCAAVPEIIEVLFNSYSQIPVSEKWAEAVPEEVFQQHQLFYESFFQLAGTVRCLQHLCRSAIRRKFGDKCHCLVPLLPVPKPLHDYLLLEPEGVVL from the exons ATGAACTATAAAAGCCTGTCTATCCTCCCAGGACCCACACACACGGGAAACACAGGAATGGGCGAGTTACCAGGACCTGTAACAGAAAAGGTACAGATTTCCCCCAAACTGGATTTGGAACATCCTCTAACGGCTCACACTCCCGCCACCAAGTATTACACAGCCCTGATCATGGGAGACCTGAGAAGCCTCGAGGTCCTGACTGACCGATACTATCAAGATGTCAACCTGGTTTTTGAGATCAGTAAAAATGAGCTGGAGTGGCAGGCAAAAAGCCAAGCGACTTATGGACTCTCAG GGCTGTGGTCGCTGGAGTACAAGCGGGAGCTGACCACCCCGCTGTGCCTGGCCTCTCGACTGGGTCACACCGCCTGCCTCCGCCACCTCCTCCGCCGGCGGGCTGACCCGGACctggcgccgggcagccgcgggccccTGCACGAAGCCTGCCTGGGCGGGCACACCGACTGCGtcgagctgctgctggagcacaggGCTGACCCCAACCTGCGGAGCGACGAGGGCCTGGCCCCACTGCACCTCTGCACCACCCAAGACTCCCTGGG ATGCGCCAAGCTCCTGCTGAGACACGGGGCCACCGTCAACCTGCCCAGCGAGGACGAGGGGGAGACAGCGCTGCACGTGGCGGCCAGGCACTGCCTCTGCGACCATGCCCGCCTCTACCTGCGTCACGGGGCGCACGTCGACGCGCGCAGCGCGCGGGAGGAAACAGCCCTCGGCGTCCTCAGCGGGCAGGCGCCCGGTGCCGGCGACGGCTCGCTGCAGCTTTGCCGGCTGCTGGCCGCCCACGGTGCCGACATCGACGCCCGGGACGAGGCGCAGAGGAGCCCCTTGCACAAGGCGTGCGGGGCGGCCAACGCCGGCCTGGCGTGCTTCCTCCTGCGGCGCGGGGCCGACGTCAACGCCATCGACTACAACGGCGTGTCCCCGCTGGGCTGCGCGCTGCAGAGCGCCGCCTTCAAGCGGGAGCTGCGGCCCCACCTCTCCGTCCAGCTGCTGCTCAACCACGGCTCGCAGAAGATATGGCCCCCCGCCTTCGTCAAG GTGCTGAAGTCCTGTGCGGCCGTGCCAGAGATCATTGAAGTCCTCTTCAATTCCTACTCGCAAATCCCCGTCTCCGAGAAGTGGGCCGAGGCCGTGCCGGAGGAGGTGTTTCAG cagcaccagctcttcTACGAGTCCTTTTTCCAGCTGGCAGGCACAGTCCGGTGCCTGCAACATCTATGCCGCTCCGCCATCCGGCGAAAGTTTGGCGACAAATGCCACTGCCTCGTCCCCTTGCTGCCCGTGCCCAAACCTTTGCATGACTACCTGCTGCTGGAGCCCGAAGGGGTCGTGCTCTGA